A region from the Sandaracinus amylolyticus genome encodes:
- a CDS encoding serine/threonine-protein kinase, which yields MLPAAVQEALSTLTAALAVDPAIQGALYARWRANAMPEPDLPRAAGAAADVLDRAMPALTRSQNGLADLGALFGEPAGAIVFTWCAAGAARRDARMARLLASAATRPELASRVAAAARARIVEGPLLDALACAPLLGTGDRFALPENAEAAARMEILLWEAGATALSLPDLGAWVWASRETFEAIVARPAHGSLRGRVLAARCLEVSARGIPANVDPELVGRTLQVLQPLLLHPEPLVWIHASRALGRLTGSIDQLEGTLLDWMRGESLLLRQRALTAFASLPAERLKVLASELVHILDSPEEGWALAAVAAATPYLFFERRDLWDRLSARILEGDGGAVAARALARGLGTLWRRGTNQSAIEGPMRQLREMARRARASSLDEQRRWLEVIAVTDPVDGAERDPLDLELGLENLVRIAAQYDDDEADARAARFAGSLAATFAEASRIALGQDTLRHRAAAINALEGCARSLALRLWGPLLATRPEGEHVDAPDLEATWTTIARAPAEILDLLKERERTEDDLPLEVLAVRLGGYALDACGEDSELGPGSGPTAHGTCRWLRKVEGLADGARDLPAPLEGALSALFWRLVDTTRGTALGEVDDVRWLGPFAAWWALVIDRPAMLQQLATALPMMAPGALARCCEEAEALRTAVASGDAEGRWGATAASALAALHADDTELAHALAGLARGLEKFASAAGPKPDLEALCLELVMSAERLQGALADPVKALHAASEITAENSLSRAATENAPRVAALIARAIRARELSMLEVWFASLGPVASALVEGAVSGAVRRSPPPPPAPKKKEPKIIEGYELVKPLGEGGIGTVWLVRKPGADRFFVLKIPKADALAGASDTEREGILASFVEEAKALAGLYHPNVANIIDRGVSGAVPFLVLEYLIGADLKQYATARPMSLFELRQVVVESCAGLAALHAAGLVHRDIKPANLWLRLPLSGGERFEADKHRDPARAQPLATVVIDFGMVRAMRVPPEVGGKFVAGTPGYIAPEQVLDPVELDARADVYALAGTIYNVTTGRTFFDDLESPRDRIIAHMNRDPFEDAERLRAYPAAMAKLMRAATALSPKDRPYPMELAREFVAAL from the coding sequence ATGCTACCCGCGGCGGTCCAAGAGGCGCTCTCCACGCTGACCGCGGCGCTCGCGGTCGATCCCGCGATCCAAGGCGCGCTCTACGCGCGCTGGCGCGCGAACGCGATGCCCGAGCCCGATCTGCCGCGCGCGGCCGGCGCGGCGGCGGACGTGCTCGATCGCGCGATGCCCGCGCTCACGCGATCGCAGAACGGGCTCGCCGACCTCGGTGCGCTCTTCGGCGAGCCCGCGGGCGCGATCGTGTTCACGTGGTGCGCTGCGGGCGCCGCGCGTCGTGATGCGCGCATGGCGCGACTGCTCGCGAGCGCGGCGACGCGTCCCGAGCTCGCCTCGCGCGTCGCCGCCGCGGCGCGGGCGCGCATCGTCGAGGGACCGCTGCTCGACGCGCTCGCGTGCGCGCCGCTGCTCGGCACCGGCGATCGCTTCGCGCTCCCCGAGAACGCCGAGGCCGCGGCGCGCATGGAGATCTTGCTCTGGGAGGCGGGCGCGACGGCGCTCTCGCTGCCCGATCTCGGCGCGTGGGTGTGGGCGAGCCGCGAGACGTTCGAGGCGATCGTCGCGCGCCCGGCGCACGGATCGCTGCGGGGTCGCGTGCTCGCGGCGCGTTGTCTCGAGGTGAGCGCGCGCGGGATCCCGGCGAACGTCGATCCCGAGCTCGTCGGTCGCACGCTGCAGGTGCTGCAGCCGCTCTTGCTCCACCCCGAGCCGCTCGTGTGGATCCACGCGTCGCGCGCGCTGGGTCGGCTCACCGGATCGATCGATCAGCTCGAGGGCACGCTGCTCGACTGGATGCGCGGCGAGTCGCTGCTGCTGCGCCAGCGCGCGCTCACCGCGTTCGCGTCGCTGCCGGCCGAGCGGCTCAAGGTGCTCGCGAGCGAGCTCGTGCACATCCTCGACTCGCCCGAGGAGGGCTGGGCGCTCGCGGCGGTCGCGGCGGCGACGCCGTATCTGTTCTTCGAGCGGCGTGATCTCTGGGATCGCCTCTCCGCGCGCATCCTCGAGGGCGACGGCGGTGCGGTCGCGGCGCGCGCGCTCGCGCGCGGGCTCGGCACGTTGTGGCGGCGCGGGACGAACCAGAGCGCGATCGAAGGGCCCATGCGCCAGCTGCGCGAGATGGCGCGCCGCGCGCGCGCGAGCTCGCTCGACGAGCAGCGACGCTGGCTCGAGGTGATCGCGGTCACCGACCCGGTCGACGGCGCGGAGCGCGATCCGCTCGATCTCGAGCTCGGCCTCGAGAACCTCGTGCGCATCGCCGCGCAGTACGACGACGACGAGGCCGACGCGCGCGCGGCGCGCTTCGCGGGATCGCTCGCCGCGACGTTCGCGGAGGCGAGCCGCATCGCACTGGGCCAAGACACCCTCCGTCATCGCGCCGCCGCGATCAACGCGCTCGAGGGGTGCGCGCGCTCGCTCGCGCTGCGCTTGTGGGGCCCGCTGCTCGCGACGCGGCCCGAGGGCGAGCACGTCGACGCGCCCGATCTCGAGGCGACGTGGACGACGATCGCGCGCGCGCCCGCGGAGATCCTCGATCTCCTGAAGGAGCGCGAGCGCACCGAGGACGATCTGCCGCTCGAGGTGCTCGCGGTGCGGCTCGGCGGGTACGCGCTCGACGCGTGCGGCGAGGACAGCGAGCTCGGTCCGGGGAGCGGTCCCACCGCGCACGGCACGTGTCGCTGGCTGCGCAAGGTCGAGGGGCTCGCCGACGGTGCGCGCGATCTCCCGGCGCCGCTCGAGGGCGCGCTCAGCGCGCTCTTCTGGAGGCTCGTCGACACGACGCGCGGGACCGCGCTCGGCGAGGTCGACGACGTGCGCTGGCTCGGGCCGTTCGCGGCGTGGTGGGCGCTCGTGATCGATCGTCCCGCGATGCTGCAGCAGCTCGCGACCGCGCTGCCGATGATGGCGCCGGGCGCGCTCGCGCGATGTTGCGAGGAGGCCGAGGCGCTGCGCACCGCGGTCGCGTCGGGTGACGCGGAGGGGCGTTGGGGCGCGACGGCGGCGAGCGCGCTCGCCGCGTTGCACGCCGACGACACCGAGCTCGCGCACGCGCTCGCCGGACTCGCGCGCGGGCTCGAGAAATTCGCGAGCGCGGCGGGCCCGAAGCCCGATCTCGAGGCGCTCTGCCTCGAGCTCGTGATGAGCGCCGAGCGCCTGCAGGGCGCGCTCGCCGATCCCGTGAAGGCGCTGCACGCCGCGAGCGAGATCACCGCGGAGAATTCGCTCTCGCGCGCCGCGACCGAGAACGCACCGCGCGTCGCGGCGCTGATCGCGCGTGCGATCCGTGCGCGCGAGCTCTCGATGCTCGAGGTGTGGTTCGCGTCGCTCGGGCCCGTCGCGTCGGCGCTGGTCGAGGGCGCGGTGAGCGGCGCGGTGCGTCGCTCGCCTCCGCCGCCCCCCGCGCCGAAGAAGAAAGAGCCGAAGATCATCGAGGGCTACGAGCTCGTGAAGCCGCTCGGCGAGGGCGGGATCGGCACGGTGTGGCTGGTGCGCAAGCCGGGCGCCGATCGCTTCTTCGTGCTGAAGATCCCGAAGGCGGACGCGCTCGCGGGCGCGAGCGACACCGAGCGCGAGGGCATCCTCGCGTCGTTCGTCGAGGAGGCGAAGGCGCTCGCCGGGCTCTATCACCCGAACGTCGCGAACATCATCGATCGCGGCGTCTCGGGCGCGGTGCCGTTCCTGGTGCTCGAGTACCTGATCGGCGCGGACCTCAAGCAGTACGCGACCGCGCGACCGATGTCGCTCTTCGAGCTGCGCCAGGTCGTGGTCGAGTCGTGCGCGGGGCTCGCGGCGCTGCACGCGGCGGGGCTCGTGCATCGCGACATCAAGCCGGCGAACCTGTGGCTCCGACTGCCGCTCTCGGGCGGGGAGCGCTTCGAGGCCGACAAACATCGCGACCCGGCGCGCGCGCAGCCGCTCGCGACGGTCGTGATCGACTTCGGCATGGTGCGCGCGATGCGCGTCCCGCCCGAGGTCGGCGGGAAATTCGTCGCCGGGACGCCGGGATACATCGCGCCGGAGCAGGTGCTCGATCCGGTCGAGCTCGACGCGCGCGCAGACGTCTACGCGCTCGCGGGCACGATCTACAACGTCACGACGGGCCGCACGTTCTTCGACGATCTCGAGTCGCCGCGCGATCGCATCATCGCGCACATGAACCGCGATCCCTTCGAGGACGCGGAGCGCCTGCGCGCGTACCCCGCGGCGATGGCGAAGCTGATGCGCGCGGCGACCGCGCTCTCGCCGAAGGATCGCCCGTACCCGATGGAGCTCGCGCGCGAGTTCGTCGCGGCGCTCTGA
- a CDS encoding RelA/SpoT family protein has protein sequence MVRLTDRISLTEIVEKVRGYQPQADFDLVNRAYVFSAQKHEGQKRKSGEPYFTHPVSVANIIAEMKLDSASVCAALLHDVLEDTDVTTKQMEEIFGEEVSFLVDGVTKLGKINFTCKEDQQAESFRKMLVAMARDIRVLLVKLADRLDNMRTLEHMKPEAQARIAQETLEIYAPLAGRLGINWLKSELEDLSFRYLYPEAYVDIIAKSKKVSRDQERYISDVCKRLQKMLIERGFAAECSGRMKHLYSIYRKMRQNNCEFEQVHDVLAFRVLVENVADCYAALGVIHSQWTPIPGRFKDYIALPKPNMYQSLHTTVIGPGQRRIEVQIRTDEMHKTAENGIAAHWKYKDKSGGPDAKDAARFAWLRQLMEFQQEVADPAEFLDSVKVDLFADEVYVFTPKGQLKVFPRGATPIDFAYSVHSEVGDHCAGARVNGAIVPLRYTLHNGDTVEIITSPQQHPSKDWLDFVQTGRARSRIRTYIRSEERRRSIKLGKDLVERAFHKKDMSFARFLKSGEAERVSTHFKVQSPDELFAAVGYGRVSAGDVYDAAIQDEKSADALRPSFIERTVRRVTGSSSAGGIRIDDVDDVLVRFAQCCQPLPGDPITGWITRGRGVTVHRRGCPKAMELDPERRIDVAWSEAIKIARPVALRIITSDRPGILANVSAAFTEAGVNIQEANCRVGPDGQAVNLFQFLVDDAGRLQNLMRRIQGVEGVYSVERA, from the coding sequence ATGGTCCGCCTGACCGACAGAATCTCTCTCACCGAGATCGTCGAGAAGGTTCGCGGCTACCAACCTCAGGCGGACTTCGACCTCGTCAATCGCGCGTACGTCTTCTCCGCGCAGAAGCACGAGGGGCAGAAGCGGAAGTCGGGCGAGCCCTACTTCACGCACCCCGTCTCGGTCGCGAACATCATCGCGGAGATGAAGCTCGACAGCGCGAGCGTCTGCGCCGCGCTGCTCCACGACGTCCTCGAGGACACCGACGTCACGACCAAGCAGATGGAGGAGATCTTCGGCGAGGAGGTCTCCTTCCTCGTCGACGGCGTCACGAAGCTCGGCAAGATCAACTTCACCTGCAAGGAAGACCAGCAAGCGGAGAGCTTCCGCAAGATGCTGGTCGCGATGGCGCGCGACATCCGCGTGCTGCTCGTGAAGCTGGCCGACCGTCTCGACAACATGCGGACCCTCGAGCACATGAAGCCCGAGGCGCAGGCCCGCATCGCGCAGGAGACGCTCGAGATCTACGCGCCGCTCGCCGGTCGGCTCGGTATCAACTGGCTCAAGAGCGAGCTCGAGGATCTCTCGTTCCGATACCTGTATCCCGAGGCCTACGTCGACATCATCGCGAAGTCGAAGAAGGTCTCGCGCGACCAGGAGCGGTACATCAGCGACGTCTGCAAGCGACTGCAGAAGATGCTGATCGAGCGCGGGTTCGCCGCCGAGTGCAGCGGGCGCATGAAGCACCTGTACTCGATCTACCGCAAGATGCGGCAGAACAACTGCGAGTTCGAGCAGGTGCACGACGTGCTCGCGTTCCGCGTGCTCGTCGAGAACGTCGCGGACTGTTACGCGGCGCTCGGGGTCATCCACTCGCAGTGGACCCCGATCCCCGGCCGCTTCAAGGACTACATCGCGCTGCCGAAGCCCAACATGTACCAGTCGTTGCACACGACGGTCATCGGGCCCGGCCAGCGACGCATCGAGGTGCAGATCCGCACCGACGAGATGCACAAGACGGCCGAGAACGGCATCGCGGCGCACTGGAAGTACAAGGACAAGAGCGGCGGTCCGGACGCGAAGGACGCGGCGCGCTTCGCGTGGCTGCGCCAGCTGATGGAGTTCCAGCAGGAGGTCGCGGACCCCGCCGAGTTCCTCGACTCGGTGAAGGTCGATCTCTTCGCGGACGAGGTCTACGTCTTCACGCCGAAGGGACAGCTCAAGGTCTTCCCGCGCGGCGCGACGCCGATCGACTTCGCGTACTCGGTGCACTCGGAGGTCGGTGATCACTGCGCGGGCGCGCGCGTGAACGGCGCGATCGTCCCGCTGCGATACACGCTGCACAACGGCGACACCGTCGAGATCATCACGTCGCCGCAGCAGCATCCGAGCAAGGACTGGCTCGACTTCGTGCAGACGGGCCGCGCGCGCTCGCGGATCCGCACGTACATCCGGAGCGAGGAGCGGCGCCGCTCGATCAAGCTCGGCAAGGACCTCGTCGAGCGCGCCTTCCACAAGAAGGACATGTCGTTCGCGCGCTTCCTGAAGAGCGGCGAGGCCGAGCGGGTCTCGACGCACTTCAAGGTGCAGAGCCCGGACGAGCTCTTCGCGGCGGTCGGCTACGGGCGCGTGTCGGCCGGCGACGTCTACGACGCGGCGATCCAGGACGAGAAGTCGGCGGACGCGCTGCGGCCCTCGTTCATCGAGCGCACGGTGCGTCGCGTCACCGGCAGCTCGAGCGCGGGCGGGATCCGCATCGACGACGTCGACGACGTGCTGGTGCGCTTCGCCCAGTGTTGCCAGCCGCTGCCGGGCGATCCGATCACCGGATGGATCACGCGCGGGCGCGGTGTGACGGTGCATCGTCGCGGGTGCCCGAAGGCGATGGAGCTCGACCCCGAGCGCCGCATCGACGTCGCGTGGAGCGAGGCGATCAAGATCGCGCGTCCGGTCGCGCTGCGGATCATCACGTCGGATCGTCCGGGCATCCTCGCGAACGTGAGCGCTGCGTTCACCGAAGCGGGCGTGAACATCCAGGAGGCGAACTGCCGCGTCGGACCCGACGGACAGGCGGTGAACCTCTTCCAGTTCCTCGTCGACGACGCGGGGCGCTTGCAGAACCTGATGCGCAGGATCCAGGGCGTCGAAGGCGTTTATTCGGTCGAGCGCGCCTGA